The sequence below is a genomic window from Rhodococcus sp. 4CII.
CACGACTGCACCGGCGTCTGGTTCGGCGCAGCCGCCCCGCTCGCGCTGCTCAGCCCCACACTGCGGCGTGCCGGGGCGGAACGGGTGATCGCGAGCACCCACGGCCACGAGGTCGGCTGGTCGATGCTTCCCGCTGCCCGTCAGGCCCTCGGTCGGATCGGCGCCCGGACCGACGTCGTCACGTATGTGAGCCGCTACACCCGCGGCCGATTCGCCTCCGCCTTCGGCGCGGGTGCCGCGCTCGAACACCTGCCGCCCGGAGTCGACACCGACCGGTTCACCCCGGACAGCGGGGCGCGGACGGAACTGCGGGCCCGCTACGGGTTGGGGGAGCGGCCGACGGTCCTGTGCCTGTCGCGTCTCGTGCCGCGCAAGGGGCAGGACATCCTGATCCGGGCGCTCCCGGGCATTCGTGAACACATCGACGGCGCAGTGCTGGTGGTCGTCGGGGGCGGACCCTACGAGGACCGCCTGCGGTCGCTCGCGCGGTCGGTGGGGGTCGAGGATCACGTCGTGTTCACGGGAACGGTGCCGTCGGCCGAATTGGCGGCCCATCACACGATCGCCGACGTGTTCGCGATGCCCTGCCGCACGCGGGGCGCCGGACTCGACGTGGAGGGCCTCGGCATCGTTTTTCTCGAGGCATCGGCGACGGGTGTCCCCGTCATCGCCGGACAGTCCGGCGGCGCTCCGGAAACGGTGCGGCAGAACGAGACCGGGATGGTCGTGGACGGTACCTCGGTGGCGGAGGTGGCGCGGTCGGTGATCTCGGTGCTGTCGGATCGTGATCGCGCGGCCGCGATGGGCGCCGCAGGCAGGGACTGGGTCAAGGCGGAGTGGCGGTGGGACGTGCTCGCCGCCAAACTCCAGAACCTGCTGGGCCCGTGAGTACTTGTCAACCGCCCGCGGTTGACAAGTACTCAGGAGCCGCAGGCACTACTTGGCGTAGATGGCCGCGATGTCGTCGGCGAAGGTGTCGTGCACCACGTTGCGCTTGAGCTTCATCGTCGGCGTGAGCTCGCCGGTCTCCTCGGTGAAGTCGACGGGCAGGACCCGGAACTTCTTGATGGCCTCGGCGTGCGACACGAGCTTGTTCGCCTCCGCGACGGCCTCGTCGATCTCGGCCGTGAGGTCGGCGTCCGCGAGCAGATGCGCGACCTTCGTGCCCGCGGGCTTGCCGTTGCGTTCGTTCCACGCGGGCAGGGCGTCGGCGTCGATGGTAATGAGCGCACCGATGAAGGGCTGCTGGTCGCCGACGACGATGGCCTGACTGATCAGCGGGTGCGCGCGCAGGTGATCCTCGAGCTGGGCGGGGGAGACGTTCTTACCGCCCGCTGTGACGATGATCTCCTTCTTGCGGCCCGTGATGGTGATGTACCCGTCGGCGTCGACCGATCCGAGGTCGCCGGTGTGGAACCAGCCGTTGTCGATCGCGTCGGCGGTGGCGTTCTCGTTGCGCCAGTAGCCGC
It includes:
- a CDS encoding glycosyltransferase family 4 protein, with amino-acid sequence MRRTLLVTNDFPPRPGGIQSYLHTFAKHLPADDLVVYAPRWRGDSHIKFDARQPFQVVRHPTTLMVPTPFVARRAAKLLAEHDCTGVWFGAAAPLALLSPTLRRAGAERVIASTHGHEVGWSMLPAARQALGRIGARTDVVTYVSRYTRGRFASAFGAGAALEHLPPGVDTDRFTPDSGARTELRARYGLGERPTVLCLSRLVPRKGQDILIRALPGIREHIDGAVLVVVGGGPYEDRLRSLARSVGVEDHVVFTGTVPSAELAAHHTIADVFAMPCRTRGAGLDVEGLGIVFLEASATGVPVIAGQSGGAPETVRQNETGMVVDGTSVAEVARSVISVLSDRDRAAAMGAAGRDWVKAEWRWDVLAAKLQNLLGP